In a genomic window of Halobiforma lacisalsi AJ5:
- a CDS encoding DUF6684 family protein: MLEWLSRETVVDISINAVPVLILAYFAVLFEVASPWEFDPLAVVLTHTLTLFPLLVLVCATYLVARVIERDATRSSG; this comes from the coding sequence ATGCTCGAGTGGCTCTCTCGAGAAACGGTCGTCGACATCTCGATCAACGCGGTCCCGGTGCTCATCCTCGCCTACTTCGCGGTACTCTTCGAGGTGGCGTCGCCCTGGGAGTTCGATCCGCTGGCGGTAGTCCTCACCCACACGTTGACGCTGTTCCCGCTGCTCGTCCTCGTGTGTGCCACGTACCTCGTCGCCAGAGTGATCGAACGGGACGCGACCCGGTCGTCGGGGTGA